TCTATTAGACACATAATATTGTCGAATAGCCTGGGGAACTATATGAATAACCGTGGAAACTTTAGGCCGCTGTGAGTCTCTGATTTGCACTGTTTGATGTGTGCTATCATCCTCGTAGTGTGAGATAAACACTGTACCTGCTATTGATATAATGTTTGCTGTCCGTGTGTGTTTCACTCgtacaaagaaaacaagagGATAATGAAATAATTGTAGCAAGCGTTTAAAGATGAAGTCGTGGGTTCTACGTTGTAtccatattaatttattttttagtgctaccaaatgattaatcatgattaatcacatccaaaataaaagtttgtttacataatgtttgcattgtgtatatttatgtatatataaatacacacacatacagtatatattttgaaaatgtttacatgtatatatttatagtcatataatatatagtataaatatatttaatatataaacataacatatttttcttcaaTGTAAACATGCAGAGCTGGGCGATATggtcaattattatttttttttccatatcagTTGATATCACTAATTATCacgatttattaaaaaaaaaaagttatttcaaatttaaaggTAGATTTTTGCTCCAATGTGAAAGTTGTAAAAAACAGATGATTAATTGTGGTTTTAAACTATTCTTTATGGTCAGAACATGACAaaccattaattaattaatgtttattcatttattcatttatttttgtgtgttgcctgaaatattaataatataactttttttttttttgtctctacaaatatacacagttgATGGTAGTTTGAATTTGGATGCAGATGCAGATTTGTAGATAATCACAAGTGAGATGTCAGTTTTTGACCACTGATGTAGGAAATGTCCCCGCTTTTCATTTCAGAGATCTGGTCACTTtattctatggtatcaaaaattttgatgttttaaagaccttatttgaagcaaaaataactatattgtgatatacagtagtcaacatttgaagtggatcaaaacctttcatcaaagttgtcctaaaaccaaaatgtgttcTTGTCTCAAGACatctttgaacttttttttgatccacttcaaatgttgacaaCAACAACCAGCAACAGACAAACAATACCAAGTGTTAGTGGGGcttattcatcaaagagtcAAATCTCTAATGCCTTTtgcaattttacaaaataaataaatctgaacatGCAGTCTTGAGCATTAAGAGCATGTCGTTCCTGTTTTGAAGGTGAATTTGACGGGGGAGATGCTGAGGAGGAGGTGGATGACAACGACGACGAcgatgaagatgatgaagatgatgatgaagaagaagaaagtttTGATGAGGATGATAATGAGGATGAAGAGGGTGAGGAGGAGATGAGGAGTGAGGAAGAGGAGCAGCAGAACATCACTGACTCTGGAGATGAAGAATATACgccggaggaggaggaggatgaggaggacTAGAAGAAGATCTGCACTTGAGTTCCCGGAGCCGAAGTCTTCATACGAGGGTGATCTTACACACAGAGCTCATCATGCAGTGGACTGCTGTTTGACGTTTCGGTGAAATGCTTGCTTTGCCATTATTTAAACAGAAAATTAGATTTTCCaataacacaaaatattataGACAACAGGTCACACTTGAGTGTTGAACCTGACAAATTGTGGATGAAAACGACTTCCTGAGATATTAATAATGTCTTTATAACAGTATTTATTAGtttgaggaggaggagggggaggggtataaataaaataaataaataaataaatgtaaaaaaattccaGTTGGGTATGTTTAAAAGTTCAGGGTACATAATGGCAATTTGGGATGGGCTccatttgcacttttttttttttccaagttgGTTCCAGtatattttgatttttctttcatccagatggtgggaggaaaaaaataaatgtatagctTTTTGCAACTGTTAGTAATTGTgtaagaaaatgtataataaagtATAGATTAATAACTTAAaaatcagcttttttttttttttgcagtaaacTTCCATTGAAATATTTGGAGACACACAAAAGGATAAGGATTGATGGGTTGTTAACAACAGCTTCATTAAGTTTTCTTTTAAACGAAACACAAATCAACTATACAAACCCAGAATGCATGCCTAGTAGATTTCAAGAATATAAGAGTGAAGAAATACAACACCAACACAAAATCTGGATTATAAAGACGACAAAGTAACAGAACCAAAAACGGCATACCATGTATTCAGTCTTGGGGATTTATTCctgaatatatatttcatagAGACATGTCTTAcatgttaactttttttttttagttgatcTACGTAGCCTGCAGTATATTAATAACCTGGGTAATATTGAGAGCGGTTTATCATCTCAAAAGAAAAGAGATGAAACAGTCAGTTGGAGGATAGTACAAGTCAAATGTTCTGACTGCAGCCCATACTAAGAAACTGACAATAATAACACATTGAATAAAGTCTGATGAGAAAAATCTTTAATTTCAACAGAGCAAGTTAATTTAAAGCTAAAATTAAGcacattaaactaaaaaaaaaaaaaagcctcaaaTACAAGACTAATTATTTGAGTACATCTGGCTACAGGTAAGTGAATAAAGTTTGATGCTAAAATATAATACTTTTCTAAAAACAACGACTGCTGTAATTTGAACCTTAAATGCGTTATTCTGccgctacttttttttttttttgaatacgTTTGTGATTAAAGACCACAACACACTGCTCAGCATAATTTCATTTAGTGCATAGTTCAATCATGAATTAAACTAACAACAAAAGATGCTCTTTAAGCGAGTAGATGggtggctcttaaaagagcctTTGGGGGTGTTTAACAGCCTCAGGCTGCTCTACTTGGAGCTGGTGTACTTGGTGACGGCCTTGGTGCCCTCAGACACGGCGTGTTTGGCCAGCTCCCCGGGCAGCAGCAGACGCACGGCGGTCTGGATCTCTCTGGAAGTGATGGTGGAGCGCTTGTTGTAGTGAGCGAGACGAGACGCTTCACCGGCGATGCGCTCGAAGATGTCGTTGACGAAAGAGTTCATGATCCCCATCGCCTTGGAAGAGATCCCGGTGTCGGGATGAACCTGCTTCATCACCTTGTAGATGTAGATAGCGTAGCTCTCCTTCCTGGTCTTTCTGCGCTTCTTTCCTCCCTTCCCCGCGGTCTTTGTGACGGCCTTCTTGGAGCCCTTCTTAGGCGCGGACTTCGCTGGTTCAGGCATGATGCTGCTGACGAAACAATGATTAGAAAGAGCCGCACAGAGCCGTTTATTCACTCACCTATGCTAATTTACACAGAGATGTGGAGGCTTCTGATTGCGTGTTTCCACTGACCACACCCATAAACTCGACTGTGATTGGACAACTCCAATTACCACGAGCGGAATGAGGGCCAATCACAGGCGGTGAAATGATAGCCCCGCCCATCGCTCCATGTTTGAGCGACATCAGCCCCCACCACTGAGCTTCCTCTGTTTTAATTCccgctctttttttttataacaaatgGGCCTCAAATATCATATAAACCCTTATAGACCGATTGAAATAGTTTGGAGAaaagataaataattattaaacactttattttcCTCTACTGTCCCGCCAATTTTACTTCTGCTCTAACTTAAGTATCACCGCCATatcatgtatttgtttttataaataacttaaattcAAAGAACCAGCTAAAAAAAGCGAATCAGGACGCTGTATAATGCAAAAAGACATGCTTTGATTGTGTGCCTCAAACACCTGACTTTATACGAGCTCCAACATCAGGATCAGAATGAGTAAGAGCTTTATTAACAGGTGTGTTTTCAGATTCGAGAACTTAGTAATAAAAGCTttttcaaaaacttaaaaataaacatcagtTCCGGCTGAACATTATGAAAACACGGATATTCTCGGtacaacacacacaccaacattAAACTAGTTTCACTTTCTATAACAGGTTTATATACAGTGTTAGGCAAGTTACTCAAATAAtgtacactgtgtgcagaattattaggcaagttgatattctggtcatattttttttttccaagaacattttaccaattccaaaccacatcaatcttaataactactattgattttgtatttaatcatttataagtgatatataattgcccatgaaggctgaaagttaaaaactcattatttcaggtgtgcagaattattaggcaggtttcaggcaggttttcttttacagataaaatgagccaaaaatgagattgaactcaagaataaaagtaaaacaattattaaatccccatgagaaggatgcaatactaatgcaataatagaattagcaaagttaaggcatgaccattgggcagcgaaatgctcattagGTCAGCAcagtcagaaaaaacaggtggagaggaaaagacacgttaactgcacaagaattaaggtgaagaattaggttaGAAACCATCaagaaccatttagtctccagcaccatcattttacagaactgcaaccttcctggagtctccagaagtgcaatgtgtcaggttctccgagactttgcttgggtaaaaaattattttaaatggccctcacttaataagaataacatgctgaagtgttgtgaaatacacgaagactgatttttttataggctttatggacagataagttgagaatgactcttgaaggaccagcatcacatcctcttttATCACTGTTTGAAGAATGCATCTTCTAGAATTTGGCAGCAAGTTTTAGGAGCTAATTTTAGTTCATCTGCTGCACTGGAGACATCACATACATGTGCAAATTATGAAAATCAACCTagaaattatttgattgttagattttatgCATCAGAAGTTAGTAAGCTGTTTTATGTAAAGTAATCTTATTAGCACTTAACActatttactgcaaaaagtaatattacagtaactaaattactaacaCCGTTTATGCACAAGCGTTGCGTGTCGTTTTTATTTCTATctccagcataaaccagcaacaTGAGCTCTTTCTGTGTCGGTGTGggtggctcttaaaagagccgTTGGGTTTGTTCTGATTGAAGGCGTTTATCCTCCGAAGCCGTACAAGGTGCGTCCCTGTCGTTTGAGCGCGTACACGACGTCCATGGCGGTGACGGTCTTTCTCTTGGCGTGCTCGGTGTAGGTGACGGCGTCGCGGATAACGTTCTCCAGGAACACCTTCAACACCCCGCGGGTCTCCTCGTAGATCAGACCGGAGATGCGCTTGACGCCGCCGCGGCGCGCCAGACGACGAATGGCGGGTTTGGTGATTCCCTGGATGTTATCGCGCAGCACTTTCCGGTGACGCTTAGCGCCTCCTTTCCCGAGTCCTTTCCCGCCTTTGCCTCTTCCAGACATGATTCAGATGCTTCTTGTTTCAATCTAAGCGACGAATAAGAATAAGGCGCAAGTGCTCCAGGGAGGCCTTTTAGAGTTGCTTACAGGACCTAACTGAAACCAGCTCCGCGTCACATGACTCGCCCCTCCCCCGCTAGTTCCAGCACGAAATGTGGTTTAACCCCAACCCTGATCTAACAATGTTTGTGCATTGTTTCgtattaaaatgcatgttttataaGATTCATTTGACAAATATACTTTATTGCATAATatctaaataatatttaaatgtacgCCTTTGACAGACCAGCGACTTGCAGATCATCATTATCTTTGTCTAGAACCACAAGCAATTACGTGCATTTACTGTTATAATATTCACCagcattttgtgtgtatatgtatacagttgtgctcaaaattatccATACCCTTCGTAAATGTGATCAAAGAagactgtgaaaataaatctgcattgtttatccatttgataTTTCATTTAACCCTGGAGAACCCACGGGGTCAAATTTGGCCGCTGTTAATTGCTGctacccaaaataaaaaaaaattaaaaattttgtcaaatttaaaagtgcCACTTCTGGCCCCTGCATAGAGACACCTAGTGGATGAATATTGAACTCACAAGTGCCAAAGTAGTAGTAACAAGATGGCTGACCACATGCTGTTTTGTTGAGCTGGAAACCTACCCAAACAAAATCGTCTTCTCAGCAAACCAGCGGTTGGTaaaattgtgtatttttgttaatCTATTTAGTATTAGCTTGCAGAATGCCTAGAAGTacgttttatataatttttggaTAAATTAGCAACTCTGAGctagttaaaaaaaactatggGCCAAAAATGACCCTCTGGGTGTATGGGTTAAAAAACTGGGTCAAAAATGACCCTTTGGTTCTTTGAGTGACTTCATTGGATAATGGTGACAGTCCTGTATTTGGCTAAAGccttgaaataaattaatttgtataatatattttactaaGTTACCTCAGTAGTACAGGGCCAGAGACTAATAAAGTAGTATATCTTTTCAGGGAGTATGGCCGCTCCCTTTTCAGGACAGGGAAAGCAACAGAGAAAGATCACTGTAAGACAAGTATTGGAGCAACTTGAAGCTGATGATAGTGACTTTGGCCCTGAATTGGACAGCGATAGCGATTCTGATGAATTGTTTAAACCGCATGAAAGGGATGGCGGTGAATCTTCTGCCCAAGACAGTGACTCGTCCAATGACTCCTCCAGCGATGAAGATGTGCCGTCTGCCGAGACTGCTAGCCCACAGATGGAGCCAAATCGTGCCGCAAAAATTTACAGTTGGCGAAAGAAAGGCTGTGAGTTGCCTGACGTGAACTTTCAAGGTGAACAGTTTGAGTCGTACCAGgattagagccctgcacgggcctaaaatttaggccctagcccggccctggcccgagacgctgaggccctagcccggcccgtgtccgacagctcatcagaattctcggcccgagtccgacccgagcccgtctcttttcccccttctcccaaaacagcttatctactaccgtttcagctattaaaatagttcagttttgtatgaaatggcaaagtgattgtaattcgtttagttattttattaagttaatttagaaaaacgtttggagcattttttttttttattcgttaaatgtaagtttttgttttttaaagttacgACCAAGCGACCAGCGGCAGACAGCGAATTGATCATAGCATACGTTTGATAAATTTagctttctcaaatcatcacgacttctctaaaattaaatctataattataaaacagctccacaatgttagtttaaacgctTGAGCTAGATtaatgtgcactgatgcataTCCAGTAGTGTGTGCAGAGaatggaagctgaagcgcgctttaCTGGACGCGCCAGAGCGATCACTTGCTTTGGAAACATTTCGAAATAAGCTGTCATGTTTGCTCATAAACGTAAGAGTAAAAGGCTACGTTGTTCGGAAccgtaaagggtctacttttatttgcctgcactcacaatatcaacaaaacgtgctttcataaaaaaaaaaaaaaaaaacagtttcggTTTTGAGCAATCGGAGCGCTTCTGAAAAACCGAAACACAGCATAtacttgcctcactgacttgataaatatagtatctatagaaagctttgaataactactttaaaacgaaataatttgaatcgaaaacaaaaactctttcattataaaatccctaaagatgcatttctctctaaaggcacatccagtgaggagatggcgtggatcatcatcaaatgcatggctgatcaaaaatgcagcttttcctGAAGCATTGGGAACTTTTTGTAATTCCACGCTCCAACTTCTCCCTGATGCTCTGCATGGTCACTTGTATGCTAATGTGTGCGTATGCGTTGCGTATTGCTTaggcgatgtataatatttataaaataatcagtatttaattagccatgtgtgctctgcgcgtatatgggcacaataaaaggaaagaagctaaatgagcccgagcccgacctgtaaaaaaaaaaaatggcccgAGCCCGGCCCGAATGGACTCGGCGTGTCGGGACCCGACGGGCTTGCAGACCTCTAACCAGGATGACACGACAGACACGCCACTGGTTTACTTTCGACGCTTTGTTTCTTGGGTTCTCCAgggttaaaaaacaaatattttattttattattttattttaaggggGCTAGTAGGAACATGAAGTTATCCAGCCTTGGCTTCCTGATTCCAGAGCGTGAAACTTCATAAAACTGGctttaaagatttgtatttgtacagaaaaatgAATTAGGATACTGGGAATCTGGAAAtgagatgttttaatgaaaatgatctcaaacttgatttttaccgcTATAGCCTATATTGATATTGTACTCTGCACTGTCTGCAGAAAGTGAGATGTCACGCCAAGGCAAAAggcagtaacttccacattataaacaatatttgggttctgatcaccatttacagaatcattatagtaacatctggataaaatctagtgatcaCTGGCATATAACATTACTATAACATCTAGTaatgtgattctttttttcttgttttttttctgaccataaCAACCAGACAAAAAGTTAAACACGAGTGGATACCAGTTTGGAACCGATTTATTTGCAATGTTCGCTAACTAACATTAAAGGATGCAAGATAGCCTTGTTTTTACatcaaactgaattaaaatgacttaaagtgCTCAGAATTATTGTGAATTAAACATCTCCGATGAAGTTCATTgcaatagattttaaaattcaCGAGTTACAAGAAAAGATAGAAAAAGGATTTAATTGCAAACAGTTATTGATTTTACGTGTGATACGCTGTCACGGCATTTGCCTTTTCCCCATGATACTTATATACACATGTTAAAGGAGGTCATAACGTCCCAAAATGATCAATGACTCATTTTAGACCAAAAACGAAgttatggtgttttgtctttgcatgGCAGCACTGCAACCAGGCACctcagcttcacccacgtcccgcctttttgcccattttcgagtATCCGGGAGTGACGCTCGGTGACGCGCTGCAaagatggcggcggtcggctccgcccactttaggcttcaaaaatgctcttcagaaacctacgagtgacgtcacggacactaAGTCCATGTTGTTTACAGTCTATGcgtttttttacagtaaaaagcGCTTTTTTAACAGTTACCCCATCTGTACGATGAAATACACAGCTGGATCtgtaatgttgtgggcctatttttCTGCAGAGATCCTGGATATCTTGTTCAGACTCATGGCTTCATTCtattaaataccaataaaagCTTTCCATGACTCTCCATgataacactttctatgaagaacatttttataatacattatgatggtattcttaaggcattataatgaatgtgtaatgcattataaaaaaaaaaaataaatttaaaaaacttatcgttttataaataatcataataacaaATTATAGTAAAAATACTTTCACACATTCATCTGATCTGATCTTATGGCTGTTTgagagaataaaaatattactattattattactatacttaTAAGTGGTCTTTGATTGCTTTAAGTAAAATAGCATAAGAACGATGGCAAGATATGAGActtataatacaataaaattacgAGAAATGTAATCCATTGTAACAAGTGGATGCAACATGTTCACGGTGTTATAAATCATCCTACTCATAAAAGCTATAAccacaaataagtaaatataacacattaaaactgttcttatgaatattaatacGATGAGCCTGATGACCTGAGACGAGTGGAgcgaactgaagagaagcagcagcaTACAGCTGTGAAtatgaaggatctggagagattctggatgaaggaaggGTCTCCTGTTCTCTGAACTCATCAGACATTAAAGAGAAAACTCAGCTGTTATTTTAGCAAAAGGAGATTGCagaaattattgaataaaagggtatgaaTATTCATGACCAAAGTGgtttagttttaaataatgGTAGATTTACTTTCACAGCCATTGTTTATATTTGCCAaaccaagggtatgaatacatTTGAGCACatctaatacacacacacacacacacacgcacacacacataacctTTGTGATAaggaactaaaataaataaaatggcacAAGATAAGACCCAGACTACATTCATTAAGCTCGTGAGCACAATTGTACTTGCTATAAGTTATATTTGGGTTCAGATACAGTGGAAACGGTCTCGTTCAGTGCGGTGTTggtggctcttaaaagagcctTTGGGGTGCGGCTGCAGCGGCGGGTTTAAGCGCGCTCTCCGCGGATGCGGCGCGCCAGCTGGATGTCTTTGGGCATGATGGTGACTCTCTTGGCGTGGATGGCGCACAGGTTGGTGTCCTCAAACAGACCGACCAAATAAGCCTCGCTGGCCTCCTGCAGGGCCATGACGGCGGAGCTCTGGAAGCGCAGGTCCGTCTTGAAATCCTGCGCGATTTCTCGCACCAAGCGCTGGAAAGGCAGTTTGCGGATCAGCAGCTCGGTGGACTTCTGATAACGGCGGATCTCTCGGAGAGCCACGGTCCCGGGCCTGTAACGGTGGGGCTTCTTGACGCCGCCGGTGGCTGGGGCGCTCTTCCGGGCGGCTTTAGTAGCGAGCTGCTTCCTCGGGGCTTTGCCGCCGGTGGATTTACGAGCCGTCTGCTTGGTTCTTGCCATCGCGAAGATTAACCTCTTCCTCTGCTGCGAGTACGTAGAGAATATACTGCTCTTTATTCCGCGTCTGCTTTTAAACCCTCATAGGGTCACGAGCTTATGATGTCATAGAGGTTTggcttgtgattggctgatgtGTAACGTCTGCTCATGACTGCTAGCCAATGACTGCGCAGCTTCTGTTTTCAAACGAGCGGTTTGTGTTTCCCGCTCAAAAtgctttgttctgtttattaattcagtcattcattcataaaactTCTCATTAAAGCCTGAACTCACTGTACTTTTGTCTTACAGAACAGATGCTCCATCAGGATCCTCATACAGTCACTGTGAGCAACATAAAGCTCATGTAGGCTCTTTTTTAAACTTAATCCACAAGGCAGCagtataaaaatgtgcaatatgGTCTATAAAGGTTTATCTTTATCTGATCCAAACAGCAACATATTTGCCTGAGCACATGGATCACTTTTGAGCCTGGGCCCGGGTTACTTTTGAGGTCTGTACAAATATGACATAGGCTACATGTGTATGCACGCGATATCTATTCAAACTCAATCTTATTCCTGAATGATCATACCCGCCATGTCTATTAAACCTTTGAAATCACAatcatatttgaaaataaacctGCTTTCGCACAGTCTCTGATCCAGAAAGAGCAGCTCATTATGCAAGCTTTGTGTCTG
The sequence above is a segment of the Onychostoma macrolepis isolate SWU-2019 chromosome 07, ASM1243209v1, whole genome shotgun sequence genome. Coding sequences within it:
- the LOC131543487 gene encoding histone H2B 1/2-like — its product is MPEPAKSAPKKGSKKAVTKTAGKGGKKRRKTRKESYAIYIYKVMKQVHPDTGISSKAMGIMNSFVNDIFERIAGEASRLAHYNKRSTITSREIQTAVRLLLPGELAKHAVSEGTKAVTKYTSSK